The following are from one region of the Lacinutrix sp. Bg11-31 genome:
- a CDS encoding mobile mystery protein B, which produces MGLDLKYADGQTPLDEDEKEGLKLKSITTQKELDEFEQLNIEKAVEWTIRANLKPEKILTEKFIKDLHTKMYGDVWKWAGEFRKTDKNIGIKWTQIGIELKNLIDDTKYWLENKTYPPKEIAIRFKHRIVAIHCFTNGNGRHSRMMADIIIESIFGKEIFSWHKSNMVRADETRKEYIIALREADNGNIKPLIKFAEN; this is translated from the coding sequence ATGGGATTAGATTTAAAATACGCAGATGGCCAAACACCTTTAGATGAAGACGAAAAAGAAGGTCTAAAATTAAAATCAATAACAACGCAAAAAGAACTCGATGAATTTGAACAGTTAAATATTGAAAAAGCTGTAGAATGGACTATTCGAGCTAATTTAAAACCTGAAAAAATATTGACTGAAAAGTTTATAAAAGATTTACACACAAAAATGTACGGCGATGTTTGGAAATGGGCAGGTGAATTTAGAAAGACTGACAAAAACATTGGAATAAAATGGACTCAAATCGGAATAGAACTGAAAAATCTAATTGATGACACTAAATATTGGTTAGAAAACAAGACTTATCCACCTAAAGAAATTGCTATTAGATTTAAACATAGAATCGTAGCAATTCACTGCTTTACCAATGGAAATGGTAGACACTCAAGAATGATGGCTGATATAATTATTGAATCTATTTTCGGAAAAGAAATTTTCAGCTGGCACAAGTCAAATATGGTTAGAGCAGATGAAACAAGAAAAGAGTATATCATAGCATTAAGAGAAGCTGACAATGGAAATATAAAACCATTAATAAAATTTGCAGAAAACTAA
- a CDS encoding mobile mystery protein A produces MRNKKKLLIEQLDQKLAHFKDAGMVLVPQKGWVNTIRTTLNMTRDQLGTKLDLTKGAIQKIEEREATGQITINKLKDVGNALNMKFIYGFIPKDGTIESLINLKAKKLARKIVLRTNQNMKLEDQGISEDKIEHSINDLANEIKREMRKSLWD; encoded by the coding sequence ATGAGAAACAAGAAAAAACTACTCATAGAACAATTAGACCAAAAACTGGCTCATTTTAAAGATGCAGGAATGGTCTTGGTCCCACAAAAAGGATGGGTAAATACTATTAGAACCACTCTTAATATGACAAGGGACCAATTAGGGACCAAACTTGACTTGACTAAAGGAGCTATTCAAAAAATCGAAGAACGTGAAGCTACAGGTCAGATAACCATCAATAAACTAAAGGATGTTGGCAATGCCTTGAATATGAAATTTATTTATGGTTTTATTCCTAAAGATGGGACCATCGAAAGTCTAATCAACTTAAAGGCTAAAAAACTGGCCCGAAAAATTGTTTTAAGGACCAATCAAAATATGAAATTAGAGGACCAAGGAATCAGTGAAGATAAAATTGAACATTCAATAAATGACTTGGCTAATGAAATAAAAAGGGAAATGAGAAAGTCATTATGGGATTAG
- a CDS encoding PLP-dependent aspartate aminotransferase family protein, giving the protein MSKNNFGLNTICAHVGEIKDEQFKGAVSPIYLSSSYEYMDVDVKRYPRYFNTPNQEHLSKKIAALERKETAMIFGSGMAAISHMFLAFLKSGDHIVVQNTLYGGTSNFIREEFPKFNIDFTFTDGYKVEDFEAAIKPNTKLIHIETPSNPLLTITDIKAVANLGKANNIITSIDNTFASPINQTPGDFGVDLIMHSATKYFGGHSDICAGAVTGSKEHMDRIWNVSKNLGGSLSDFTVWMLERSMKTMGLRVKRQTKNAGKMAKWLEKNDAVKKVYYPGLKSHPEHELAKAQMHGFGAMLSFELVDGLDSDKFQKALKLIKASLSLAGVESTVLSPAQTSHFLLSQEERDAVGISDGLIRFSVGIESVKDLKNDIQQAINTL; this is encoded by the coding sequence ATGAGTAAAAATAATTTTGGTTTAAATACCATTTGTGCGCATGTAGGCGAAATTAAAGATGAACAATTTAAAGGCGCAGTGTCTCCAATTTATTTATCAAGCTCTTACGAGTATATGGATGTAGACGTTAAGCGCTATCCACGCTATTTTAATACGCCAAATCAAGAACATTTATCCAAGAAAATCGCGGCATTAGAACGCAAGGAAACTGCAATGATATTTGGTTCTGGTATGGCAGCTATAAGTCATATGTTTTTAGCGTTTTTAAAATCTGGCGACCATATTGTAGTCCAAAATACATTATATGGAGGAACAAGTAACTTTATACGTGAGGAGTTTCCTAAATTTAATATAGATTTTACGTTTACAGACGGTTATAAAGTAGAAGATTTTGAAGCAGCTATAAAACCTAATACAAAATTAATTCATATAGAAACACCTTCTAATCCTTTGTTAACCATTACAGATATTAAAGCTGTAGCAAATTTAGGAAAAGCTAACAATATAATTACAAGTATAGATAACACGTTTGCTAGTCCTATAAACCAAACACCAGGAGACTTTGGTGTAGATTTAATTATGCACTCTGCAACCAAGTATTTTGGAGGACATAGTGATATTTGTGCAGGAGCAGTTACAGGCTCTAAGGAACATATGGATAGAATTTGGAATGTTTCTAAAAACCTTGGAGGCAGTTTAAGCGATTTTACAGTTTGGATGTTAGAGCGTAGCATGAAAACTATGGGACTTCGTGTTAAAAGACAAACCAAAAACGCTGGTAAAATGGCTAAGTGGTTAGAGAAAAACGATGCCGTTAAAAAAGTCTATTATCCAGGTTTAAAAAGCCATCCAGAACATGAATTAGCTAAAGCGCAAATGCATGGTTTTGGAGCGATGTTATCTTTTGAATTAGTAGATGGTTTAGATTCAGATAAATTTCAAAAAGCATTAAAATTAATAAAAGCTTCGCTGAGCTTAGCAGGTGTAGAAAGTACAGTTTTAAGTCCAGCCCAAACATCTCATTTCTTGCTAAGTCAAGAAGAACGAGATGCGGTAGGAATAAGTGATGGTTTAATTAGATTTTCTGTAGGTATAGAATCTGTAAAGGATTTAAAAAACGATATTCAACAAGCAATAAATACATTATAA
- a CDS encoding porin family protein: protein MKKITTGILFFIALISQAQELNYGITLGGNLYEIYANSALNPSNSTIRNEAGTKKFKLYVGGFADYGFTKNIGAKALIAFNQKTLAAGEVVDFSFLDISPSLKYSFGENYNDGFYLLIGPRFSFLLNAEFNGEDVKDNFENSNIGFQLGAGTSIYEFLELELRLDYGLTALYDVLGNDRKIFGGILALNLNLEKLLNK, encoded by the coding sequence ATGAAAAAAATTACTACAGGAATCCTATTTTTTATTGCTTTAATTTCACAAGCCCAAGAATTGAATTATGGAATAACATTAGGCGGAAATCTTTATGAGATATACGCTAATAGTGCTTTAAACCCATCGAATAGCACAATACGTAATGAAGCAGGAACAAAGAAATTTAAACTTTATGTAGGCGGATTTGCTGATTATGGGTTTACTAAAAATATTGGAGCAAAAGCACTAATAGCATTTAACCAAAAAACTTTAGCTGCTGGAGAAGTTGTTGATTTTAGTTTTTTAGATATAAGTCCAAGCTTAAAATATAGTTTTGGAGAAAATTACAATGATGGTTTTTATCTTCTTATTGGACCAAGATTTTCATTTTTACTTAATGCTGAATTTAATGGTGAAGATGTTAAGGATAACTTTGAGAATAGTAATATTGGATTTCAACTTGGAGCTGGAACTTCAATCTACGAATTTTTAGAATTAGAATTAAGGCTTGATTATGGATTAACTGCATTATATGATGTTCTAGGAAATGACAGAAAAATATTCGGTGGGATTTTAGCTCTTAATTTGAACTTAGAGAAACTGCTGAATAAATAA
- the rlmF gene encoding 23S rRNA (adenine(1618)-N(6))-methyltransferase RlmF, protein MHKKNKHKEDYNFEKLTEVFPELIPHVFVNKYEKQTIDFADAKAVKALNTALLKAHYGIDFWQFPETNLCPPIPGRVDYIHHIAALLKASKLNKNITVLDIGTGASCIYPLLGNAEYNWKFVGTDCNKKSIAYAEKIIIKNKLKKEIQLKHQPNTESVFQGVITATDTFSASICNPPFYKDEAEAFEATTRKLKGLGKLTDSVTRNFAGQAHELCFKGGEKAFLHTYLYESSLFKTQCFWYTSLVSNKDNIKSMKKSLAKLGATTVKVIEMSQGNKKSRVVAWTFLTEKQQQDWNK, encoded by the coding sequence TTGCATAAAAAAAACAAACACAAAGAAGATTATAATTTCGAAAAACTAACTGAGGTTTTTCCAGAATTAATACCACACGTTTTCGTTAATAAATACGAAAAACAAACCATAGATTTTGCAGATGCTAAAGCTGTAAAAGCCTTAAATACAGCCTTGTTAAAAGCACATTACGGCATAGATTTTTGGCAATTTCCAGAAACTAATTTATGTCCTCCAATTCCTGGTCGTGTAGATTACATACATCATATAGCAGCGCTTTTAAAAGCTTCAAAATTAAACAAAAACATTACAGTTTTAGATATTGGTACAGGAGCATCTTGTATTTATCCTTTACTTGGTAATGCAGAGTATAACTGGAAATTTGTTGGTACAGATTGTAATAAAAAGTCTATCGCTTACGCCGAAAAAATAATTATTAAGAACAAGCTTAAAAAAGAGATTCAGTTAAAGCATCAGCCCAATACTGAAAGTGTTTTTCAAGGTGTTATAACAGCTACAGATACCTTTTCGGCATCCATTTGTAATCCACCATTCTATAAAGACGAAGCTGAAGCTTTTGAAGCAACTACACGTAAATTAAAAGGTTTAGGTAAACTTACAGACTCTGTAACAAGAAATTTTGCAGGTCAAGCTCACGAGTTATGTTTTAAAGGTGGTGAAAAAGCATTTTTACACACGTACCTTTATGAAAGTTCATTATTTAAAACACAATGCTTTTGGTACACTAGTTTAGTTTCTAATAAAGACAATATTAAGTCGATGAAGAAGTCTTTAGCAAAATTAGGTGCAACTACAGTTAAAGTAATAGAAATGAGCCAAGGTAATAAGAAAAGTAGAGTAGTAGCTTGGACGTTTTTAACGGAAAAGCAACAACAAGATTGGAATAAATAA
- a CDS encoding PH domain-containing protein has translation MNTPTFGAGKLNDGSVICTSCYKKINKINPSIAFKLKKHSLTDIQNLLQEKEETDSSINEKLYEIKAEIKSLNLSNVSTFFGRKEINELPQILAENEKIDHIIQGTYNNGNGILVSTNRRLVFIDKGMIYGLKVEDFPLEKISSIQYETGLILGKVKIHTSGNIASIDNVEKASSRIFAEFVRNKLSKPKEPIAQNSQEPNVLEQIEKLGKLKDSGILTEAEFSEQKAKLLEKL, from the coding sequence ATGAATACACCAACATTTGGTGCTGGTAAATTAAATGACGGTAGTGTTATTTGCACTTCTTGCTACAAAAAAATTAATAAAATAAATCCAAGTATTGCGTTTAAATTAAAAAAACATTCACTAACTGATATACAAAATCTTCTTCAAGAAAAAGAAGAAACTGACAGTTCTATAAACGAAAAATTATACGAGATTAAAGCAGAAATTAAAAGTCTAAATTTAAGCAATGTTTCGACATTTTTTGGGAGAAAAGAAATCAACGAGTTACCACAAATTCTTGCGGAAAATGAAAAAATCGACCACATAATTCAAGGAACGTATAATAATGGAAATGGAATTTTAGTGTCTACTAATAGACGTTTAGTGTTCATTGACAAAGGAATGATTTACGGACTAAAAGTTGAGGATTTTCCTCTTGAAAAAATAAGTTCAATCCAATATGAAACTGGACTCATTTTAGGAAAAGTAAAAATTCACACATCTGGAAATATTGCTTCGATTGACAATGTTGAGAAAGCATCTTCAAGAATATTTGCGGAATTTGTTCGTAATAAATTATCAAAACCAAAAGAACCAATTGCACAAAATAGTCAAGAACCAAATGTTTTGGAACAAATAGAAAAACTTGGAAAATTAAAAGACAGCGGAATTTTGACAGAAGCGGAATTTAGTGAGCAAAAGGCGAAATTACTTGAGAAACTTTAA
- the bshB1 gene encoding bacillithiol biosynthesis deacetylase BshB1 encodes MKLDILAFGAHPDDIELGAGGTIAKAIAEGKKVGVIDLTKGELGTRGTEETRKAEAANAAEILGLSIRENLGFADGFFTNDKQHQLEVIKMLRKYQPEIVLCNAIDDRHIDHGKGSKLVSDACFLSGLIKIETMLDGVIQEKWRPKHVYHYIQWKTIEPDFVVDISNFMEIKQKSVNAYQTQFFNSKSNEPETPITSKSFIDSVNYRAKELGRLVGVDYAEGFTVERYITVDSLFDIK; translated from the coding sequence ATGAAATTAGATATACTTGCCTTTGGAGCACATCCAGACGATATAGAACTAGGAGCAGGAGGAACAATAGCAAAAGCAATTGCCGAAGGTAAAAAAGTAGGCGTAATAGATTTAACAAAAGGCGAACTTGGTACTAGAGGTACAGAAGAAACTAGAAAAGCAGAAGCTGCAAATGCAGCTGAGATTTTAGGCTTGTCTATTAGAGAAAACTTAGGTTTTGCGGATGGTTTTTTTACTAATGATAAACAGCACCAATTAGAAGTAATTAAAATGCTTAGAAAATACCAACCAGAGATTGTGCTTTGTAATGCTATTGACGATAGACATATTGATCATGGAAAAGGAAGCAAACTAGTAAGTGATGCTTGTTTTTTAAGCGGATTAATTAAAATTGAAACAATGCTTGATGGTGTTATTCAAGAAAAATGGAGACCAAAGCACGTTTACCATTACATACAATGGAAGACTATAGAACCAGATTTTGTAGTAGATATTTCTAATTTTATGGAAATTAAGCAAAAATCTGTTAATGCTTATCAAACTCAATTTTTTAATAGTAAAAGTAATGAGCCAGAAACTCCAATAACAAGTAAAAGCTTTATTGATAGTGTAAATTATAGAGCTAAAGAGTTAGGTCGCTTAGTTGGAGTAGATTACGCCGAAGGTTTTACTGTAGAACGTTATATAACCGTTGATAGCTTATTCGACATAAAATAA